One Formosa sp. Hel3_A1_48 genomic window, TGTCATGAACCAAATTAAATTCCACATAACGCCCTCGTCTGATTTCTTGCCAATCGCGTTGGGCTTCTGTATACGTTAGGGTTTTTCTTTTCTCGACAATTGGTGTATAAGCTTCCAAGAAACTATCGCCAACTTCTGTTACAAAAGCGTACCATTGTTGCATATCCATGGTGTCGTTGGCTTTACAATAATCGAAAAACAATCCACCAATACCACGACCCTCATTTCTGTGGCTGTTGTAGAAATATTCGTCGCAACGTTTTTTGTAGTCTTCGTAAAAGTTTTTGTCGTGTTTGTCGCATGCAGATTTACAAACGCTGTGGAAATGCTTTGCATCTTCTTCAAACAAATAATATGGGGTTAAATCTTGTCCACCGCCAAACCACTGATCTACAATAGCCCCCTCTTTATCATACATTTCAAAATAACGCCAATTGGCATGAACTGTGGGGACCATGGGGCTTTTCGGATGAATAACCAAACTCAAACCGCAAGCAAAAAAATCGACTTCACCAACATTAAAATAGGCCTGCATTGCTGGAGGAAGTGGGCCATGGACTTTAGAAATATTGACACCTCCTTTTTCAAATACAGCACCATTCTGAATGATACGTGTGCGGCCACCGCCCCCTTCCTTGCGCACCCATAGATCTTCTTCAAATTTTGCCAGGCCATCAATCGCTTCTAGACTAGAAGTGATTTGATCTTGTAGCCCTTCAATATAGTTGTAAAATTGATTCTTCACAGCTGTTGCTTTTGGGGTTAGTTCGAATAGGATTTTACCGCATCAATAAATGCTTTGGCATGATCGACAGGAATGTTAGGGAGTATTCCATGACCAAGATTCACAATGTATTTATCTTTACCAAAAGCATCAATCATTTGATGTACCATTGTTTTGATTTCGGAAGGTGGAGAAAGCAATCTTGAAGGGTCAAAATTACCTTGAAGTGTGATGTTCCCCCCCGTTAAATATCTTGCGTTTCTAGCCGAGCAAGTCCAATCGACACCCAAGGCAGACGCATTAGATTTTGCCATTTCCCCTAAGGCAAACCAGCATCCTTTACCAAAGGCAATTACGGGGGCATCGTCTTTAAGAGCTTCAATTATTTGGTTAATGTACTGCCAAGAAAACTCTTGATAATCCGTAGGGGAAAGCATACCGCCCCAAGAATCAAAAATTTGTACAGCATTCACACCAGCTTTTACTTTTTCTTTTAAATAAGCAATAGTGGTATCTGTAATTTTTTGTAATAATTGATGTGCTGCAATGGGATTTGAAAAACAGAATGCTTTTGCTTTATCGAAATTTTTACTGCCTTGTCCTTGAACACAATAGCACAAAATTGTCCATGGAGACCCTGCAAATCCTATTAAAGGAATTTCATCGTTAAGCAGTTCTTTTGTGGCTTTAATAGCTTTATACACATAATCTAATTCTTCTTTTACGTCTGGAACAATTACATGATCAACATCTTTTTGCGTGCGTACAGGGTGGGGTAAATAGGGCCCAAAGTTTGGCTTCATTTCGACCTCAATGTTCATCGCTTGAGGAATGACAAGTATGTCGCAAAATAAAATTGCGGCGTCCATTCCAAATCGACGAATAGGTTGAACGGTAATTTCACTTGCAAGCTCGGGAGTTCTACAGCGTGTAAAAAAATCATATTTTTCTTTAATGGCCATAAATTCAGGTAAATAGCGTCCTGCTTGACGCATCATCCATACAGGAGGGCGTTGGACGGTTTCCCCTTTTAGTGCACGTAAAAATAAATCGTTTTTAATCATTTTTTTTGTCTTTAGCAATGTAGTGTTCATTGACCATTTCAATGACACTTTCTATTGTTGGGATCTTTGCAATACGAACGTCGTTGAAGTATTGTTTTGCCTCTTTGGCTGTTGTTTCGCCTATGCAATAGGCGGTACAATTAGGAGTGTTATTTTTCAGGAAACTCTGCACAGTTGATGGGCTATACAACAGTACTCCTTCAACGGACTCTGGTAATTTTGGCGCTTCTAGTTTTGTGCTGTACACCACAATTTCGTTAACTTTAATATTATTTTTAGCTAAGATTGATGGTAAATCGTCCATTCTAATGTCGCTACAGAAATAAGAAACTTCGCTGCCATTCATGAATTCCACAAGATGTTCTGCAAGTACTTTTGCGTTTTTAGCGCTGTGTTTGACAGGGCCAATTTTCTGCTCAATCAATTTTTTAGTCCGTCGTCCTACACAATAGATTGTCTTGAACTTCAAGTCCTCTACGGCACAATTATTTAGCAGTGCTTCAACTCCATTTTTGCTTGTAATTACGACATTTTCATGTACGGCTTTAAGTATTGATCTTTTAATTCTATTTGGTGTAGTTTTTATGAAATCTGAACTTTCAACTTTAATAGCATCAGCAAACAAATCTTTTTGCCCTTCGCTAAGTATTTTTGAAGAAAAGATATTGGTTTTTTGTGGTTTTAAGGCCGTTTTACTTACCAAGTTTTTCCCTCCTCGCTCTACAATAAATGCGACACATTCATCCACTATACCTTGATGTTTTCCCAAAGGAGCGCTGCGCTTTGCTTCAACTTTTTTTGTGCCGTCTTCACTCAGTATGATACCATGGAAATGAACTTCTTCGTCTTTTATGAAAGCCAAAGCGCCAATGGGTGCGCTACATCCGCCTTCTAATTTATTTAGGAAAGCACGCTCCATATGTGTGCAAATTTCAGTTTCTTCGTGATTTAATGCCGAACAGATTTCCAAAGTTTCTTTATCCGATTCTAAACAGGCAATCATGATAGCGCCTTGTGCAGGCGCAGGAACCATCCATTCTAGATTAACGGCATTTTGTGGCGTCAGACCAATTCGGCCAAGGCCTGCGGCAGCAAAAATAGCCCCGTTCCAATCGCTATTGTTTTCTAGCTTTTGTAGTCTTGTGTTGACATTTCCTCTCAACCCAACAAGGGTGTGCGTGGGGTACCTGTTAAGCCATTGTGCTTTTCTTCTAAGGCTGCCAGTAGCAATAATTGCATTTTCTTGCGCCAAAAACTCCTCGTTTTTTTTGAACACAAGCGTGTCTCTAACGTTTCCACGCTTAAGCACAGTTGCCTGAACTATGCCTTTTGGGAGTAGGGTTGGAACGTCTTTTAAAGAATGTACGGCGATATCAATTTCTTCATTGAGGAGTGCAATATCTAGTGTTCGTGTAAAAACACCAGTAATTCCTAGTTCATAAATGGGCTGGTTTAGCATTAAATCTCCAGTAGACTTTACAGGCACTAGTTTTGTCTTGTGCCCTAAGTGTTCGAGTTGTTCTTGAACAGTTTTTGCTTGCCAAAGCGCAAGTTGGCTATCACGAGTTCCAATGCGAATAGTTTTTGACATAATTATGAGTCTAGTTGAAAGATTTCCTGAATCAATTCCAAGCTTTTTTTGCCAGAACTAGCCTCTTGTTTGAGGTGATGTGCAAAATGATTGGTAATTTTTTGCACAATCTGCGCGCTGATAAGATCGGCTTGTGTTTTATTGAAATCTTCTAGTTTTTTGCGCTGCACATCAATTTCTGCTTCTGCAAATACATTGAGTTTTTCTTTCAACGCTTTGATCGTTGGTGCAAATTTACGGTACTCTAGCCATGCTAAAAACGCATTTTTAATCTCTTCAATTATGGCTTCGGCTACAGGGATAAATTCTTTTCTTTTATTTAGTGTCTCATCGGTTATGTTTGACAATTCATCCAAATGCGTTAGGGTTACGTTTTTCAAGTCTTTCACGTTCTCATCTACATTTTTAGGAAGTGACAAATCCAAAATAAGCAGCTCTTTTTTGTTTTGTATGAGTTGCTTATCTACGGTAGGGTTTTGTGCTCCAGTAGCCACAATGAGGATGTCAGTGTTTTTAATTTCCTCTGGTAGTTGACTGTAATCTTTCACCAAAACCTTGAACTTTCCAGCGATTTTTTCTGCCCTATCCCTTGTTCTATTGATCAAGGTAATGTGTTCATTTTTGGTGTGTTTGATGAGGTTTTCACAAGTATTTCTTCCAATTTTCCCCGTCCCAAAAAGAAGAATATTTTTGGTGGTTACATCCTTTACCGATTTTAGAATGTATTGTACAGAAGCAAAAGATACCGAAGTTGCACCCGAAGAAAGCTTTGTTTCTGTTTTAATGCGTTTGCTGGCCTGAATTACAGAATTTATGAGCCGCTCGAGAAAGGCATCTAAAAGACCATATTTTTTTGATACTCTTGCGCTCGATTTCAGTTGGCTAATGATTTCGAAGTCGCCAAGAATTTGGCTGTCCAATCCCGCCCCCACGCGAAACATATGCTCAATGGCTAGGCTATCTTTTAAAGTATATGCCACTGGCTCTAATGCTTCGATCGTCCCAACGGTATTATTGCACAATAGCTGTACCAATTCATTAGGGTCATTTACAAAAGCATAGATTTCGGTACGATTACAGGTTGATGTGGCTACAATACTTTGAATTCCTGATGTCTTGGCTTGATTGAGTAAACGCGCTTTTTTTGTAGGACTTAAACTAAAGTCTCCGCGAAGTTTAGCATCTGCTTTTTTGTAGCTTATGCCGATAACATAAAAAGAAGTTTTTTTAGTGCTTCCGAGTTGCTCCATTTATTTGGGTAATGTGTGCGTTCGTGGGCAAAAATAGCATCTAAGCTAAACAAAAAATAACGCTAGAGGAACTTTATTTGTCGTTTAGGGTTTTGTCTGTAATAATTCCTTATTTTTGCAATTCAATTTCAAACAACAGGTTTAAATTGATTAAAAATGCAATTTTTATTTATAATGAATCTAAATAAAGAAAATTCTTATTCGTTAAGTCCATCCTCAAAAAGTGTCGCTACAGGGACTTTTTTAGAAACTTCTATTGAGTCTGGGTTTTTGGTGATGACATTTCAAAACGAAACGGATAAGCTTAAGTTACTAGAAAAAGACATAGATAACTCCTACATTCAATTTCATTTTTGTTTAAAGGGTTCTGCTCAATTTTGTTTTAATAACAATACGTACACGCTTGATATTCCTGAAGAAAACTCTTTATTGTTGTACAATCCTCAACGCGATCTGCCAATTCATATGATTACTCAGCCAAATACTTGGGTTGTCTCTGTTTTAATTTCTATCAAGAAGTTTCATGGCTTGTTTTCTCATGAGGCAAATTACATCACCTTTTTAAAAGACGACAACAAGCTTAAGAAGTATTATAAAGATGGATATATTTCGCCATCTATGGCAATCGTTTTAAATCAAATCATTAACTATAATTTGAATTCTAATCTGCGTGAGCTGTACTGTAAAGCTAAAGTATACGAATTACTCAGCCTTTACTTTAACCGCGGAGAAGATGCAAACATAGAGCAGTGTCCTTTTCTGGAAGACGAGTCTAATGTTTTGAAAATAAAGAAAGCGAAAGACATAATTATTCAGCGTATGGCAGAACCACCAACACTTGTCGATCTCGCCAACGAAATAGAGCTTAGTTTAAAAAAGCTAAAAGAAGGGTTTAAGCAAATCTACGGGACTACCGTCTATGGTTTTTTGTTTGATTACAAAATGGAACTTGCTCGTAAATTATTAGAATCTGGGGGGCATAATGTTAATGAAGTTGGCCTGAGGGTTGGTTACAGTACAGCAAGCCATTTTATATCTGCTTTTAAAAAACAATACGGGACCACTCCAAAAAAATATATTCAATCCTTAAATTAATTATACAAAAAAATGAAAGGTGTTTTATTAGTCAATTTAGGCTCACCGGATAGCCCAAATCCAAAAGATGTTAAGAAATATTTAGGCGAATTCCTAATGGACGAACGTGTTATTGATGTCCCAAAGTGGGCGAGAACACTTTTGGTCAAGGGGATTATCTTGAACACTAGGCCTAAGGCTTCAGCAAAGGCTTACAAGAAAATTTGGTGGGACGAAGGCTCTCCTTTAATCGTGTTATCGGAACGTCTCAAAGACAAGGTTCAACAACAAATAGAACTGCCACTGTCTTTGGCTATGCGCTATGGTAGAATGTCTATTAAATCAGGGTTACAAGCCTTGGCAGACAAAGGAGTCACAGACGTCTTGATCATTCCATTATACCCACAATTTGCAATGGCAACAACAGAAACAATTTTGGTCTTAGCCGAAAAGTTGCAAAAAGAATTCTTCCCCCAAATGAATTTGGAAAATTTACCTCCTTTTTATAACAATCCAGACTATATTAAAGTTCTTTCGGAGTCAATAAAAGCATATTTGAAAGGAAAAGAATATGATCATTTGTTGTTTTCATACCACGGAATTCCAGAGCGCCACATCCGCAAAAGTGATGTTACAAAATCACACTGTAAGATTGATAAATCGTGTTGCAGTACAGCTTCTGAGGCACATGCATATTGCTATAAACACCAGTGTGTTGAGGTGACCCGTTTAGTGGGCGAGTATTTAAAAATGTCACCCGATACGTTCTCCACGTCCTTTCAGTCACGATTGGGGTTTGACCCATGGCTTCGCCCTTATACCGACCGTACGATAGAGCGTTTAGGAAAAGAAGGAACAAAAAACATGGCTATAGTTACTCCTGCATTTGTTAGTGATTGCTTGGAAACTTTGGAGGAAATTGCTATGGAAGGCGAAGAAATTTTCCACGAAGCTGGAGGAAAAGTATTCAACACTATACCGTGTTTGAACGATGATCCACAATGGGTTGCTTTATTGGCACAATGGATCCAAGAATGGGCAACTAAAGCTGTAACTACTACTTAGATGTCTAAACCAATAGTGTCAGACTTTGGAGCAGAGCCTATAGGAAAATTACTTGTGCGTCAAGCTGTTCCTGCATCAATTGGTATTTTGGTGATGTCTCTCAATATCTTAATCGATACTATTTTTGTTGGGCATTGGATAGGTGCCCAAGCGATTGCCGCTATAAATGTGGTTTTGCCAGTTTCTTTTTTTATAGCTGCCTTGGGGATGTCTATTGGTATAGGTGGATCCTCAATTATTTCGAGAGCTTTAGGGTCCAAAGCGAAACCCAAAGCCCTAACTACTTTCGGCAATCAAATTTCACTCACGCTTTTGCTTACCCTAACTCTTGTTGTTTTTGGGCTTTGTTTTATAGATGAAATCATCCCTATTTTTGGCGGCAAAGGCACTATTTTTACTCCGGCTAAAACATACTACAGAATTGTGCTTTATGGAGTGCCACTATTAGCACTTTCTATGATGGGCAATACGGTGATTCGCGCTGAAGGTAAGCCAAAATTTGCTATGTATGCCATGATGATACCTTCTGTTACCAACCTAGTTTTAGATGTTATTTTGATTAAGGTTTTGGATTTAGGCATGCTTGGCGCTGCATGGGCTACTACAGGATCTTATGCATTTTGTTTTCTTTTTATTTTATGGTTTTTCTTCTCCAAATACTCAGAAATGAAAATTGATTGGCATCATTTTGGCCTCAAAAAACCAATAGTCTCAGAAATAAGTAGCTTGGGCCTGGTGACCTTATCTCGTCAAGCTGTAGTAAGTGTAACTTATCTATTAATGAATAATATTTTATTCGATTTTGGTGGAGAAACTTCAGTCACAGCCTATGCCATTGTTTCTAGAATGCTCATGTTTGCTTTATTCCCCATATTTGGTATCACACAAGGCTTTATCCCCATAGCAGGATTTAATTATGGCGCTAAAAACTATGTCCGTGTGCGTCAATCCATTAGTATTGCCATACGTTATTCTATGATTCTAGCAACCTTAGTTTTTGTGGCTTTAATTGGGGCTCCAGAACTCATTACGAAGATGTTTACCACAGATCCGTTGGTGTTGCAAAAAACGCCAAGCGCTATGCGTTGGGTTTTTGCAGCCACACCAATTATCGCGGTACAGCTTATTGGCGCAGCTTATTTTCAGGCTGTAGGAAAAGCTACACCAGCCTTATTACTTACCCTTTCCAGGCAAGCATTTTTCTTTATACCTTTAATTTTTATCTTACCTTTATGGTATGGAGAGCTCGGCGTTTGGATGGCATTCCCTGCCTCTGACGTCTTATCTACTTTAGTAACTGCTTATTTTTTGAGGAAAGAAATGAAACAAAATTTAAAAGAATCCTAATGGAATATTACAACTACATTAAAGCGCTGCATTTGATTTTTGTGATCACTTGGTTTGCAGGGCTTTTTTACATTCCACGCTTGTTTATTTACCATATAGAAGCCAGTCAAAAACCCTTAGTGGAAAGCGAAATTCTCTGCACACAACTAAAGCTAATGTCGAGCAGGTTGTGGTATATCATTACATGGCCTTCAGCAATATTAGCTACTTTTTTTGCATTATGGTTGTTACATTTGGCTCCATACTGGATGGAACAGTCCTGGATGCACGCAAAGCTTGCCTTTGTGGTGTTGCTCTTTGCATACCACATCAAAACCCACATGATTTTCAAATCATTACAAAGCGATAAGATCAATTACTCATCAAATTTTATGCGTATTTGGAACGAAGGTGCGACCCTTATATTATTTGCTATAGTATTTTTAGTAATCCTCAAAAACACATTAGATATGCTTTACGGCCTTTTAGGCCTTTTGGGCCTTGCTCTTGTTTTAATCTTAGGAATCCGTCTTTATAAAAAGACAAGAGGTAGCTAGGGTTGCAAATCCTTCATTTTTCATATATTTATAAAAAAGAGCTCAGTATGGCAAAACGCAGTCTGTCTTTAAGTTCAAGAATTTTCTTTTACATGATCCTTTTGGTGGTTTTGGCTTCCATTTTGATTGCTGCAGTTACTGTTTACCAATACAATGAGCAATCCCAGGATTACCACCGCAAAAGATTGGAGCGTAAAGAGGTGCAACTCATGTCAAGCATAAATTATGTTTTGAAGGAGTCGAGCTGGGAGATAAAAACAGACAATTTAGAGCTCATTTTTAAAGATAAGATTTATGAAATTGCCAATATTCACAATGTTGCTTTCAATCTTTATGATCTAAAAGGAAAGCTGATCAAATCTTCTAAACCTTGGCTGGAAAATGATCCAGTTCCAGACCAGCTTCCCAGTTATATTATGGATACTTTAGCACTGATTTCATCAAAGCGTTTTGTAGAAAAAAACAAACTGTTGGATGGTAATTACCGTTCTTCTTATTTGATTCTTAACGCCCCTTCATCAAAGCCCCTAGGAATTTTAAATGTACCCTACTTTGACGATGATTCTTTGAATTCTGGAGAGTTAAAAGAATTTTTAATTCGGCTCGGATATGCGTATATCATTATGATGCTAATTGCCATAGCATTTGCATATTTTATGTCCAAACTAATTACAAAGTCGCTAAAGGCTATAAGTGATAAAATGTACCAAACCCGTTTTGAAAAGCGCAATAAAAAAATTGCACTAGACGGGGCTACTTCCGAAGTGATGTCGCTTGTAGAATCCTATAATAACATGATTGATGCTTTGGAGGAAAGTGCACAAAAATTAGCTTCAACTGAACGCGAACAAGCATGGAGAGAGATGGCAAAGCAAGTCGCTCATGAGGTAAAAAATCCCTTAACCCCAATGCGCTTGAGTGTACAAAGTTTTCAACGAAAATTCAATCCAGATGACAAAGACATTCTAAAAAAAGTAGACGAATACAGCAAGACGCTTATCCAGCAAATTGATACTATGAGTAAAATTGCCGAAGCCTTTTCTAGTTTCGCTAAAATGCCCACACAAAAGATAGAGCACCTAAATGTTGTTAAAGTGGTTGAACACGCTTTAGATATTTTCCCTGATTCATCAATCGATTTTTCGAGTACCGCACAATTGATTCAAGCAGATTTTGACAGAGATCAGCTTAACAGAATTGTAACTAATTTGGTCAAAAATGCTATTCAAGCGATTCCAGAAGACCGAACAGCTGCTATAAAAGTCGAACTCTCTGAAGAAGCCCATCATATCTTTATTAAAGTAAAAGACAACGGAAGCGGAATAGAAAATGGAATAGGGCAGAAAATATTTGAACCAAAATTTACAACTAAAACTAGCGGAATGGGACTAGGTTTGCCAATGGTAAAAAACATAGTTGAAGCCTACAATGGGGAAATTACGTTTAATACAACTTTAAATAAAGGGACTGTTTTTGTAGTTTCTTTTCCAAAAAAACAATAAATCATGCAGTTCAATAATCTTCTCTTACATATTGATCAAGGTGTTGGTGTTATTACAATCAACCGACCGAAAAAATTAAATGCTTTGAACAAGGAAACTATTCAAGAATTGCACGATGCTGTAAAAAGCTTGAACGCATCTAAAGATATCCGCGTTATTATCATCACTGGAAGTGGCGAGAAAGCATTTGTAGCAGGTGCTGATATTAGTGAATTTTCCGATTTTAGCGTCCAACAAGCAGCGCAATTGGCTCGTGAGGGGCAGAATATATTATTTGATTTTATTGATCAACTATCCACACCTGTCATTGCAGCTGTAAATGGTTTTGCTCTTGGCGGGGGCTTGGAGTTGGCTATGGCAGCGCATTTTAGAGTCGCTAGTGCTAATGCACGCATGGGGCTTCCAGAAGTGAGTTTGGGGGTAATCCCTGGTTATGGAGGAACACAGCGCTTGGCACAATTAATTGGGAAGGGAAGAGCTTTAGAAATGATCACCACAGCACAGATGATTGATGCCTTGAAAGCAGAGCGTTGGGGTCTTGTAAATGCGGTAATACCTCAAGATGAATTACTTTCATATTGCCTGTCATTGGCTGAAAAAATCAAGCGAAATAGCCCTTTGGCAATAGCCGCAGCAATAAGAGCCGTAAATGCCAATTACCAAGAGGGTGTACAAGGGTACGATGTCGAAATTTCTGAGTTTGCTAAGTGTTTTGGGACAGATGATTTTTCAGAAGGGACGTCGGCATTTTTAGAAAAGCGAAAAGCAAAGTTTTAAGGCTAATTTCTGAGCATAAAAAAACCCAAAAACAGATGTTCTAGGGTTTATGTTTTTTCAAAATTTTGTTATTAATCTGCTAAGACAATAATTTTGTTGGCGTTCATTTCTATTGTTCCAGAGCTTATTGCAAGCCAATACCCTTTTTCTTTTTGTTCAAATTTTGAGGCATTGTTTTCATCCAGATTAATCGATCCACGAATCTTTACAAAACCTTCTTTTAAAATTGAAACAATTGGCGCGTGATTATTTAGCATTTCAAACTCTCCATTGGCACCAGGGACAGAGACACTATCGACCTCGCCTTTAAAAAGCGTTGTTTCAGGAGATACAATTTCTAAATACATATGTTTCAGTATTAAGCCTCAGCCAACATTTTTTCACCTGCTTCAATCGCTTCTTCAATAGTCCCTTTAAGGTTGAAAGCTGCTTCTGGCAAGTGGTCCAATTCACCATCCATAATCATAGTAAATCCTTTGATGGTTTCTTTAATGTCTACAAGTACACCTGGAATTCCTGTAAATTGCTCAGCAACATGGAATGGTTGAGATAGGAAACGTTGTACACGACGAGCACGCCCTACGGCCAACTTATCTTCTTCCGAAAGTTCTTCCATTCCTAAGATGGCAATAATATCTTGTAATTCTTTATAGCGTTGTAACAACTCTTTTACACGTTGCGCACAATCGTAGTGCTCACCGCCAAGAATGTCTGCCGTCAAAATTCTAGAGGTTGAATCTAGAGGATCTACCGCAGGATAGATACCGAGCTCGGCAATTTTTCGAGACAATACTGTTGTTGCATCCAAGTGCGCGAATGTAGTTGCTGGCGCTGGATCTGTAAGGTCATCCGCAGGAACATATACTGCTTGTACTGAAGTAATAGAGCCTTTTTTCGTTGAGGTAATGCGCTCTTGCATTGCACCCATTTCTGTAGCTAGTGTTGGCTGATATCCTACCGCTGAAGGCATACGCCCTAGTAGGGCTGACACCTCAGAACCTGCTTGCGTAAATCGGAAAATATTGTCAACAAAGAACAAAACATCTTTTCCTTGACCATCGCCTGCACCGTCACGGAAATATTCGGCAATAGTAAGTCCCGATAGCGCAACACGTGCACGTGCTCCAGGGGGTTCGTTCATTTGACCAAAAACAAAAGTTGCTTTGGATTCCTTCATGGCAGCTTTGTCAACTTTTTTCAAGTCCCATCCACCGTCTTCCATAGAATGCATAAAGTCATCACCGTACTTTATAATACCTGATTCTAACATTTCGCGAAGCAAATCATTTCCCTCACGCGTACGCTCTCCAACTCCGGCAAATACTGATAGTCCTCCGTGTCCTTTGGCAATGTTGTTAATTAGCTCTTGAATCAATACGGTTTTCCCTACACCTGCACCACCAAATAGTCCAATTTTTCCTCCTTTGGCGTAAGGCTCAATGAGGTCAATAACTTTTATTCCTGTAAAAAGAACTTCAGTTGAAGTAGAAAGGTCTTCAAATTTTGGTGCTTCTCTGTGTATTGGAAGTCCGTCTTTTCCAGCTTTTGGCAAGTTACCTAGGCCATCAATAGCATCACCAATGACATTGAATAAACGCCCGTATACATCATCGCCAATAGGCACTTGAATAGGTGCTCCAGTGGCATTTACTTCTGTACCACGGCTTAATCCATCGGATGAGTCCATGGCAATTGTACGGACTGAATTTTCGCCAATATGTGATTGCACTTCTAAGACGAGTGTTGAGCCATCTGGACGATTGATTTCTAGAGAATCATATATTTTTGGAAGGTCTGTTCCAGAACCAAATTCTACATCGATAACTGGGCCAACAATTTGAGAAACTTTACCTGTAACTTTTGACATTACTTCTTTGAGTTTTATTTTTAGCTAAAATTTTGTTTAAAAACCACTGGTTTTTGCGCTGCAAAGATAGATAATATAATTAAAAAACCCAGAGCAAAACTCCGGGTTTTTTTAAATTTTATAATCTAATTTTAGAATTGGATTTTGGCACCTCCATAGTATAGAGAACCAATATTTCCTGAACCAGGGATACTGACATATTCGCGTCCAGCGATATTGTTTCCTCCGATTTCAAACTTAACGTTGCTTAATGCATTTATCCCAAATGTAACCTTCGCATCTACGACCGTGTTTTCTCTAATCGTCGCGTCAATAAATGAAGATTCATAATAATATTCAGAATTGTATCGTGCATTTGCAGAGATTGTAAGGTTTTCACTAACATTAGAAGTAAGCCCCAATTTTATTCGGTGCTTAGGCGTATTCCAAGATAATTCAAAATCAGAATTTGCTTTGGCTTCGTAATCTAACTCATTATACTCGTAAATGAAATTCATTGAAGTAGAGGCGTTTAAGCGTTGAATGGCCTCTAAGCTGAATCCGTAAGTATCAAATGGAACGTCTAAGTTAGCATCAACTCCAAATTGAGCGTACGCACCTAGACCCATAGCTACTGCTGCAGGCTGTCCAATTGCCGCAG contains:
- a CDS encoding helix-turn-helix transcriptional regulator — encoded protein: MNLNKENSYSLSPSSKSVATGTFLETSIESGFLVMTFQNETDKLKLLEKDIDNSYIQFHFCLKGSAQFCFNNNTYTLDIPEENSLLLYNPQRDLPIHMITQPNTWVVSVLISIKKFHGLFSHEANYITFLKDDNKLKKYYKDGYISPSMAIVLNQIINYNLNSNLRELYCKAKVYELLSLYFNRGEDANIEQCPFLEDESNVLKIKKAKDIIIQRMAEPPTLVDLANEIELSLKKLKEGFKQIYGTTVYGFLFDYKMELARKLLESGGHNVNEVGLRVGYSTASHFISAFKKQYGTTPKKYIQSLN
- the hemE gene encoding uroporphyrinogen decarboxylase, which gives rise to MIKNDLFLRALKGETVQRPPVWMMRQAGRYLPEFMAIKEKYDFFTRCRTPELASEITVQPIRRFGMDAAILFCDILVIPQAMNIEVEMKPNFGPYLPHPVRTQKDVDHVIVPDVKEELDYVYKAIKATKELLNDEIPLIGFAGSPWTILCYCVQGQGSKNFDKAKAFCFSNPIAAHQLLQKITDTTIAYLKEKVKAGVNAVQIFDSWGGMLSPTDYQEFSWQYINQIIEALKDDAPVIAFGKGCWFALGEMAKSNASALGVDWTCSARNARYLTGGNITLQGNFDPSRLLSPPSEIKTMVHQMIDAFGKDKYIVNLGHGILPNIPVDHAKAFIDAVKSYSN
- the hemC gene encoding hydroxymethylbilane synthase, with product MSKTIRIGTRDSQLALWQAKTVQEQLEHLGHKTKLVPVKSTGDLMLNQPIYELGITGVFTRTLDIALLNEEIDIAVHSLKDVPTLLPKGIVQATVLKRGNVRDTLVFKKNEEFLAQENAIIATGSLRRKAQWLNRYPTHTLVGLRGNVNTRLQKLENNSDWNGAIFAAAGLGRIGLTPQNAVNLEWMVPAPAQGAIMIACLESDKETLEICSALNHEETEICTHMERAFLNKLEGGCSAPIGALAFIKDEEVHFHGIILSEDGTKKVEAKRSAPLGKHQGIVDECVAFIVERGGKNLVSKTALKPQKTNIFSSKILSEGQKDLFADAIKVESSDFIKTTPNRIKRSILKAVHENVVITSKNGVEALLNNCAVEDLKFKTIYCVGRRTKKLIEQKIGPVKHSAKNAKVLAEHLVEFMNGSEVSYFCSDIRMDDLPSILAKNNIKVNEIVVYSTKLEAPKLPESVEGVLLYSPSTVQSFLKNNTPNCTAYCIGETTAKEAKQYFNDVRIAKIPTIESVIEMVNEHYIAKDKKND
- the hemF gene encoding oxygen-dependent coproporphyrinogen oxidase, whose translation is MKNQFYNYIEGLQDQITSSLEAIDGLAKFEEDLWVRKEGGGGRTRIIQNGAVFEKGGVNISKVHGPLPPAMQAYFNVGEVDFFACGLSLVIHPKSPMVPTVHANWRYFEMYDKEGAIVDQWFGGGQDLTPYYLFEEDAKHFHSVCKSACDKHDKNFYEDYKKRCDEYFYNSHRNEGRGIGGLFFDYCKANDTMDMQQWYAFVTEVGDSFLEAYTPIVEKRKTLTYTEAQRDWQEIRRGRYVEFNLVHDKGTLFGLKTNGRIESILMSLPAHVQWVYDHHPEKGSEEEKLIEVLKNPIEWAASA
- the hemH gene encoding ferrochelatase, encoding MKGVLLVNLGSPDSPNPKDVKKYLGEFLMDERVIDVPKWARTLLVKGIILNTRPKASAKAYKKIWWDEGSPLIVLSERLKDKVQQQIELPLSLAMRYGRMSIKSGLQALADKGVTDVLIIPLYPQFAMATTETILVLAEKLQKEFFPQMNLENLPPFYNNPDYIKVLSESIKAYLKGKEYDHLLFSYHGIPERHIRKSDVTKSHCKIDKSCCSTASEAHAYCYKHQCVEVTRLVGEYLKMSPDTFSTSFQSRLGFDPWLRPYTDRTIERLGKEGTKNMAIVTPAFVSDCLETLEEIAMEGEEIFHEAGGKVFNTIPCLNDDPQWVALLAQWIQEWATKAVTTT
- the hemA gene encoding glutamyl-tRNA reductase, translated to MEQLGSTKKTSFYVIGISYKKADAKLRGDFSLSPTKKARLLNQAKTSGIQSIVATSTCNRTEIYAFVNDPNELVQLLCNNTVGTIEALEPVAYTLKDSLAIEHMFRVGAGLDSQILGDFEIISQLKSSARVSKKYGLLDAFLERLINSVIQASKRIKTETKLSSGATSVSFASVQYILKSVKDVTTKNILLFGTGKIGRNTCENLIKHTKNEHITLINRTRDRAEKIAGKFKVLVKDYSQLPEEIKNTDILIVATGAQNPTVDKQLIQNKKELLILDLSLPKNVDENVKDLKNVTLTHLDELSNITDETLNKRKEFIPVAEAIIEEIKNAFLAWLEYRKFAPTIKALKEKLNVFAEAEIDVQRKKLEDFNKTQADLISAQIVQKITNHFAHHLKQEASSGKKSLELIQEIFQLDS